A genomic stretch from Aedes albopictus strain Foshan chromosome 2, AalbF5, whole genome shotgun sequence includes:
- the LOC134288808 gene encoding uncharacterized protein LOC134288808, with amino-acid sequence MQRDGHHPEDHNLFWLRGVNVAVLGARLANSVGETISLEVKKRFMWSDSKTVLSLIHSDHRRYKQFVAYRIGEIHSLTKLAEWRWVPTKCNVADALTKWEKAHSLRPSGPWFRGPDFMYQPEDFWPEQEAVTPNTSEETRACLHFHEIAVTEPMVDPLRFSKWKILVRTVACVYRFASNCRRKRDGLEIEVVPATARISSVVKKHVRTKLVPLKRDEYRKAEAYLWRSAQADCFGDEVCTLVKNQKQPNQQQQPVEKSSSLYNLSPFLDAEGVLRMEGRAAQGSSLPFELRFPIILPKKHPVTDKLLEHYHQQVAHGNTETAVNEIRQRFYVQNLRAELKRIGIKCIWCKVKKCRPSNPRMAPLPESRVTPHLPPFSHTGVDYCGPLTVTVGRRSEKRYICLFTCMTTRAVHLEVAHSLTTQACLMAIRRFVCRRGKPLEFYSDNGTNFQAASKAIMQRIEIESEDEFTDSRTRWNFNPPSAPHMGGLNDGRTITDEVLLTTIAEAEDLINSRPLTYVGLEPGAEGALTPNHFVRGVGAISEERSVPPTSEAEALRDRYKRSQRLADKLWARWVSEYLPSINQRTKWLSESPPLACGDLAYITDEAVRKSWIRGIVTDVYPGADGRIRQAMVETSKGKFRRPVTRLAVLEVQEGKSGAAEEPHQSYGRGCVGTAPYHLSTAQPLRSIRSTQGKTTPVDG; translated from the exons ATGCAACGTGACGGGCATCATCCGGAAGATCACAATTTGTTTTGGCTGCGCGGCGTGAATGTTGCAGTGTTAGGAGCGAGGCTGGCGAACTCCGTCGGCGAGACGATTTCGTTGGAGGTAAAGAAGCGTTTCATGTGGTCCGACTCGAAGACCGTGCTGTCGTTGATCCACTCCGACCACCGTCGGTACAAGCAGTTTGTGGCGTACCGGATCGGCGAGATCCACAGTCTAACGAAGCTTGCAGAATGGAGATGGGTGCCGACGAAGTGCAACGTGGCCGACGCGTTAACGAAGTGGGAAAAGGCGCACAGCCTGCGACCAAGCGGACCATGGTTTCGTGGCCCAGACTTTATGTACCAGCCGGAGGATTTTTGGCCGGAGCAAGAGGCAGTGACACCGAACACTAGCGAGGAGACCCGAGCGTGTTTGCATTTCCACGAAATTGCAGTCACTGAGCCGATGGTGGACCCGCTGCGGTTTTCGAAGTGGAAGATTCTGGTTCGGACGGTAGCGTGCGTCTACCGGTTTGCATCGAACTGCAGAAGGAAGAGAGATGGGCTGGAGATCGAAGTCGTACCGGCCACTGCAAGAATCAGCAGCGTCGTGAAGAAACACGTGCGAACGAAGCTAGTGCCGCTGAAGCGGGACGAATACCGGAAAGCGGAGGCGTATCTCTGGAGGTCGGCCCAAGCCGATTGCTTCGGAGACGAGGTCTGCACATTGGTGAAGAACCAGAAGCAGCCGAACCAACAGCAGCAACCGGTGGAGAAGAGCAGTAGCCTGTACAACTTGAGCCCGTTTCTGGACGCCGAGGGTGTACTACGGATGGAAGGCAGAGCGGCGCAAGGATCGTCGCTACCATTCGAGCTGCGGTTCCCGATTATTTTGCCGAAAAAGCATCCGGTGACTGACAAGCTACTCGAGCACTACCATCAGCAAGTAGCTCACGGGAACACGGAGACCGCAGTCAACGAAATTCGGCAGCGTTTCTACGTCCAGAACCTGCGAGCGGAACTGAAGAGGATAGGAATAAAGTGCATCTGGTGCAAGGTGAAGAAGTGTCGCCCGTCGAACCCGAGGATGGCTCCGTTGCCGGAGTCGCGAGTAACGCCGCATCTGCCACCGTTTAGCCACACCGGCGTGGACTACTGTGGACCGCTGACTGTTACTGTCGGCCGCAGATCAGAGAAGAGGTACATCTGCCTGTTCACCTGCATGACGACGAGGGCTGTCCACCTTGAGGTTGCTCACAGCCTGACGACTCAAGCGTGTCTGATGGCCATACGGCGGTTCGTGTGTCGCAGAGGGAAGCCGCTAGAGTTTTACTCGGACAACGGCACAAACTTCCAAGCAGCAAGCAAGGCCATCATGCAGCGAATCGAGATCGAGTCAGAGGACGAATTCACGGATTCCAGGACCCGCTGGAATTTCAACCCGCCCAGCGCACCCCACATGGGTGgg CTGAACGACGGGCGGACGATAACGGACGAAGTGCTACTAACGACGATAGCGGAGGCCGAAGACCTCATCAACTCCCGGCCACTAACGTACGTTGGCCTGGAACCAGGAGCGGAGGGAGCGTTGACGCCGAACCACTTTGTTCGCGGCGTTGGCGCAATCAGCGAGGAGCGTTCAGTTCCACCGACGAGCGAGGCCGAAGCACTGCGGGACCGCTACAAGCGGTCACAGCGACTGGCGGACAAGCTGTGGGCTCGGTGGGTGTCCGAGTATCTGCCATCCATCAACCAGCGGACGAAGTGGCTCTCCGAGTCGCCGCCACTAGCGTGTGGTGATCTAGCGTACATCACCGATGAGGCCGTGCGGAAGAGCTGGATCCGGGGCATCGTGACGGACGTCTACCCGGGAGCGGACGGCAGAATCCGGCAGGCCATGGTCGAGACGAGCAAGGGTAAGTTTAGGAGGCCGGTGACCAGACTGGCTGTGCTCGAGGTACAGGAGGGTAAATCCGGTGCAGCCGAGGAGCCCCACCAGAGTTACGGGAGGGGGTGTGTTGGCACAGCCCCGTACCACCTTTCGACAGCGCAACCATTGCGCAGCATACGTTCCACACAGGGCAAGACAACACCGGTGGACGGATAA